Below is a genomic region from Henckelia pumila isolate YLH828 chromosome 3, ASM3356847v2, whole genome shotgun sequence.
ATCCTCACAGACTTGCATTGCCTTCTCCAGGCTTACCGAGAGTGGTACGTAAGGGTAGGGTCCCTTAGCCCTGTTCATCTCTTTCGCAACACTTTTTCTTCCAACATCTGCCTTCCCTTCTACCTTTGCTCCTATCTTGGTACTTGGCTTACTCCCAGACGTTCCTTCATGTCTCATTTGCCTTTGTGCATCCTCCAAATTCACATACTTCTCAGCTCGACTAAGGAGCTCGTCATAAGTCAAAGGAGGCTTCTTGACCAAAGATTTGAAAAACTCTCCTCCCCTCAACCCTTGAGTGAAAGAGTTTACCAAGGTATCTGCAGTGGCCGCAGGTACTTCCAAAGCTGCTCTATTGTAGCGCTGAACATACTCCCTCAAAGGTTCCACCTCAGATTGCTTCAGATTAAACAAACTAAGAGAggtcttcaaatattttttgctaCTCGCAAATTGGTGTAAAAAGGCTGAGCTGAAGTCAATGAAACTTCGAATGCTACCAGGCTGTAAAAGGTTGAACCATTGCTGAGCTGATCTCACCAGAGTAGTGAGGAAGACCCGGCATTTAATTGCATCTGTATATCTGTGCAACAGGGCTGCATTTTCAAACCTTCCCAAATGTTCCTCCGGATCTGAGCTCCCATCATACTCCCCTAAGGTGGGTTGCTTAAAATTCGCAGTGAGTTCTTCATCTAAAATAGCCCGAGCAAAAGGGCTTTCTCTCTGTATCGGCCCAGGCCGACCTCCGACTTGCCGACCCAATCTCCTGATCTCTTCCCACATCACATCCATTTGGTTTGGCTGACCTCCAGGCGGAGGGGGGGAGGTGGTGGATTCTGACCCATGGCTGTTTGCACCGTTTGAGTGATGAACTGGCTGAGCTGACCTACAGTCATGTCCGCCACATTTCCTCCCCCTccctcttcctcttcctcttcccGTCATATCTACGCCTTAGCTTAAATtttccacagacggcgccaattgatatacctcaataaagtgatctTCTTGGATGAGCTAATTAGCCGCGCTAACAAAACTCCTCCAATAAATGATGATCTGTTGCTAACCTGAAACCACAAACAAGAGTGTTAAAGGGGGGGCCGGAAGGTGTTCCGGCAtatcccctccgacgctcaagtcagatgctaggatagcgaaatatagagagtggtgtgtgTACACGAGTGAAAATTAGGATCCAAATAATGAAAgtgaacctggtatttataggagaggaCTCCGAATCTTACGCTTACCTTCCTTATCAGGAACCCGAGAATCCCGGGATTGCAATCCCGAATATATAGGCGGATATATCGTCTGAATCTAGCTTGACCTGTGAAAATATCGACATGTACATTTTATCCGAGCTGGCCTGTCATCACTAAGACTCTATATTGCTGCTCTCCCGGGGGTCATATGAAAAGGGGTGAGTGAGTTATTACTGAACTCTTGAACTCGCCCTAAACATTGATCCTAACATTTTAACTAGCTCACCAAGGTTGTCGAACCCATTTACTAAGCTAACTCCCTACTAATAATGGGGCTGAGCTGAGCCCCcagctcccgagctgagctcctgACCCTAGCTGGAAATTATGgtgggggagcttggccgagctccgagctcccgagctgatctcccgacccgagctgggaattatggtggggg
It encodes:
- the LOC140888528 gene encoding uncharacterized protein is translated as MTGRGRGRGRGRKCGGHDCRSAQPVHHSNGANSHGSESTTSPPPPGGQPNQMDVMWEEIRRLGRQVGGRPGPIQRESPFARAILDEELTANFKQPTLGEYDGSSDPEEHLGRFENAALLHRYTDAIKCRVFLTTLVRSAQQWFNLLQPGSIRSFIDFSSAFLHQFASSKKYLKTSLSLFNLKQSEVEPLREYVQRYNRAALEVPAATADTLVNSFTQGLRGGEFFKSLVKKPPLTYDELLSRAEKYVNLEDAQRQMRHEGTSGSKPSTKIGAKVEGKADVGRKSVAKEMNRAKGPYPYVPLSVSLEKAMQVCEDKRALVRPRNAEKGPRLPPSDKFCDFHQEYGNITNDC